Proteins from a genomic interval of Sphingopyxis sp. QXT-31:
- the gltX gene encoding glutamate--tRNA ligase has protein sequence MATENQAIPSEATGADVVTRFAPSPTGFLHIGGARTALFNWLFARHHGGKFLLRIEDTDRARSTDTAIDAILDGMQWLDLDWDGETVFQFARADRHAEVAHELLAKGAAYHCYLTQDELAAMRAEAQEKRLPFRVRSPWRDRDDGDPSVPHVVRLRAPQDGAETIHDKVQGEVTVQNAELDDFVLLRSDGTPTYMLSVVVDDNDMGVTHVIRGDDHLNNAFRQLALIDAMGWRRPVYAHVPLIHGADGAKLSKRHGALGVEAYRDEMGYLPEAVNNYLLRLGWGHGDDEIISREQATEWFDLDHVGRSPSRFDFKKLENLNGHYLREADDTRLAALVAPMTGKLLGRDLTAAEQDLLAQAMPALKPRAKTLHEIADGATFLFVPEPLAMDDKAAAVLRDTPEGMLASIADRLRALPTWSQELVEAAVREESEAAGVGLGKLAQPLRAALTGRTVSPGIFDVLLLLGRDASLARLDAAHNNPAGA, from the coding sequence GTGGCAACCGAAAATCAAGCAATTCCATCCGAAGCGACCGGCGCCGACGTGGTCACGCGCTTCGCCCCGTCGCCCACGGGTTTCCTGCATATCGGCGGCGCGCGCACCGCGCTGTTCAACTGGCTGTTCGCGCGCCACCATGGCGGCAAGTTCCTGCTGCGCATCGAGGATACCGACCGCGCGCGTTCGACCGACACCGCCATCGACGCGATCCTCGACGGCATGCAGTGGCTCGACCTCGATTGGGACGGCGAGACCGTGTTCCAGTTCGCGCGCGCCGACCGCCACGCCGAAGTCGCGCACGAACTGCTCGCCAAGGGCGCCGCCTATCACTGCTACCTGACGCAGGACGAACTCGCCGCGATGCGCGCCGAGGCGCAGGAAAAGCGCCTGCCCTTCCGCGTCCGCAGCCCGTGGCGCGATCGCGACGACGGCGACCCGTCGGTCCCGCACGTCGTGCGCCTGCGCGCGCCGCAGGACGGTGCCGAAACGATCCACGACAAGGTGCAGGGCGAGGTCACCGTCCAGAACGCCGAGCTCGACGACTTCGTCCTGCTGCGCAGCGACGGCACGCCAACCTATATGCTGAGCGTGGTCGTCGACGACAACGACATGGGCGTCACCCACGTGATCCGCGGCGACGACCATCTCAACAACGCCTTCCGTCAATTGGCCCTCATCGACGCGATGGGCTGGCGGCGCCCGGTCTATGCGCACGTCCCGCTGATCCACGGCGCCGACGGCGCCAAATTGTCGAAGCGCCACGGCGCGCTCGGGGTCGAGGCCTATCGCGACGAAATGGGCTATCTGCCCGAGGCGGTGAACAATTATCTCCTCCGCCTCGGCTGGGGGCATGGCGACGACGAGATCATCAGCCGCGAACAGGCGACCGAGTGGTTCGACTTGGACCATGTCGGCCGCTCGCCCTCGCGCTTCGATTTCAAGAAGCTCGAAAATCTTAACGGCCATTATCTCCGCGAAGCCGACGACACCCGCCTCGCCGCGCTCGTCGCGCCGATGACGGGGAAGCTTCTCGGCCGCGACCTGACCGCCGCCGAGCAGGATCTTCTGGCGCAGGCGATGCCCGCGCTCAAGCCGCGCGCCAAGACGCTGCACGAGATCGCCGACGGTGCGACCTTCCTCTTCGTCCCCGAACCGCTGGCGATGGACGACAAGGCCGCGGCGGTGCTAAGGGACACGCCGGAGGGGATGCTCGCATCGATCGCCGATCGTTTGCGCGCGCTGCCGACATGGTCGCAAGAATTGGTGGAGGCCGCGGTTCGCGAGGAAAGCGAAGCGGCCGGCGTCGGGCTGGGGAAACTGGCCCAGCCGCTGCGGGCGGCCCTTACCGGGCGCACCGTATCGCCGGGTATTTTCGACGTGCTTCTGCTGCTGGGCCGCGATGCCAGCCTGGCGCGACTTGACGCAGCGCACAATAATCCGGCAGGGGCGTAG
- a CDS encoding citrate synthase → MTETAKITLGDTTVDNPVLKGTVGPDVVDIRKFYAQTGAFTYDPGFTSTASCESEITYIDGDEGVLLHRGYPIGELAEHSSFMEVCYLLLNGELPSADELADFDNTITRHTMLHEQLATFYRGFRRDAHPMAVMCGVVGALSAFYHDSTEIHDPRQRMIASHRLIAKMPTIAAMAYKYSVGQPFVYPRNDLSYTGNFLRMTFGVPAEEYVVNPVVERALDRIFILHADHEQNASTSTVRLAGSSGANPFACIAAGIACLWGPAHGGANEAALNMLREIGRPERIPEYIARAKDKDDPFRLMGFGHRVYKNYDPRATVMQKTVREVFEALKVNDPVFEVALQLEEMALNDPYFVEKKLFPNVDFYSGVILSAIGFPTTMFTALFALARTVGWVAQWNEMISDPAQKIGRPRQLYTGPTQRAYVPVDKR, encoded by the coding sequence ATGACCGAAACTGCGAAAATCACCCTGGGCGACACGACCGTCGACAATCCGGTGCTCAAAGGCACCGTCGGCCCCGACGTCGTCGATATCCGCAAATTTTACGCCCAGACCGGCGCCTTCACCTACGACCCCGGCTTCACCTCGACGGCGAGCTGCGAATCGGAGATCACCTATATCGACGGCGACGAGGGCGTCCTCCTCCACCGCGGTTACCCGATCGGCGAGCTGGCCGAACATTCGAGCTTCATGGAGGTCTGCTACCTCCTCCTCAACGGCGAACTGCCGAGCGCCGACGAACTCGCCGACTTCGACAATACAATCACCCGCCACACGATGCTGCACGAGCAGCTCGCGACCTTCTACCGCGGCTTCCGCCGCGACGCGCATCCGATGGCGGTGATGTGCGGCGTCGTCGGCGCGCTCAGCGCCTTCTACCATGACTCGACCGAGATCCACGATCCGCGCCAGCGCATGATCGCCAGCCACCGGCTGATCGCGAAGATGCCGACGATCGCGGCAATGGCGTATAAATATTCGGTCGGCCAGCCCTTCGTCTATCCGCGCAACGACCTCTCCTACACCGGCAATTTCCTGCGCATGACCTTCGGCGTGCCGGCCGAGGAATATGTTGTGAACCCCGTGGTCGAGCGCGCGCTCGACCGCATCTTCATCCTCCACGCCGATCACGAGCAGAATGCGTCGACCTCGACCGTCCGCCTCGCGGGCTCGTCGGGCGCCAATCCCTTCGCGTGCATCGCCGCGGGCATCGCCTGCCTGTGGGGTCCCGCGCACGGGGGAGCCAACGAAGCCGCGCTCAACATGCTGCGCGAAATCGGCCGTCCCGAACGCATCCCCGAATATATCGCGCGCGCCAAGGACAAGGACGATCCGTTCCGCCTGATGGGCTTCGGCCACCGCGTGTACAAGAATTACGACCCGCGCGCGACGGTAATGCAGAAGACCGTGCGCGAGGTGTTCGAAGCGCTCAAGGTCAACGACCCGGTGTTCGAGGTCGCGCTGCAGCTCGAGGAAATGGCGCTGAACGACCCCTATTTCGTCGAGAAGAAGCTGTTCCCGAACGTCGATTTCTATTCGGGCGTGATCCTGTCGGCGATCGGCTTCCCGACGACGATGTTCACCGCGCTCTTCGCCCTCGCCCGCACCGTCGGCTGGGTCGCGCAGTGGAACGAGATGATCTCCGACCCCGCGCAGAAGATCGGCCGACCGCGCCAGCTCTATACGGGCCCGACGCAGCGCGCCTATGTGCCGGTGGACAAGCGCTAA
- a CDS encoding sensor histidine kinase, with translation MMAERVIRGRIDRGGNLVSGDAPLLRLQQRAGGGEGRPLALPNLARLVALAQRLQREISRPLIAADDHSDIHALVRILPDAEGATLEISDWRTRPVMQSQIPPVTEAAAVSPRAWMWESDVQLRLIALIAGAEADPVPAEWEGRSLSELFELQPDADGHFAVLRALARQARFAGQLVRTDDGKGGRMAMTLAAEPLFDATGGFTGFRGTVLPDDAPQPTSAPAALTDPAFGSLPLSDPAFGRRIDGALRGPLARITATAETISGQFDGPIRADYARYAGDIAHAGRHLLGLVDDLADLQNIERPGFKAARDEIDLGDLARRAVGLLGMKAEEKGIRIDAPPVDDKMPATGEFRRVLQVLLNLLGNAIRYSPEDSMIWIRLDRDGDRATVTVADQGQGIDAAQQAVVFEKFERLGRTDSGGSGLGLYIARRLARAMEGDLTVDSAPGQGARFTLSLPARDT, from the coding sequence ATGATGGCGGAGCGCGTCATTCGCGGCCGCATCGACCGCGGCGGCAACCTCGTCAGCGGCGACGCGCCGTTGCTGCGGCTGCAGCAGCGCGCGGGCGGCGGCGAAGGCAGGCCGCTGGCGCTGCCCAATTTGGCGCGGCTCGTCGCGCTGGCGCAACGGTTGCAGCGCGAGATCAGCCGGCCTTTGATCGCGGCCGACGACCATAGCGACATCCATGCGCTGGTGCGCATCCTGCCCGATGCCGAGGGTGCGACGCTGGAGATCAGCGACTGGCGCACGCGGCCGGTGATGCAGTCGCAGATTCCGCCGGTGACCGAGGCCGCGGCGGTTTCGCCGCGCGCGTGGATGTGGGAAAGCGACGTCCAGCTGCGGTTGATCGCGCTGATCGCCGGCGCCGAGGCCGACCCCGTCCCGGCCGAGTGGGAGGGGCGGTCGCTGTCCGAGCTTTTCGAATTGCAGCCCGACGCCGATGGGCATTTTGCGGTGCTGCGCGCGCTGGCGCGGCAGGCGCGCTTCGCCGGGCAGCTGGTGCGCACCGACGACGGCAAGGGCGGGCGGATGGCGATGACGCTGGCCGCTGAGCCCCTGTTCGACGCGACCGGGGGCTTCACGGGCTTTCGCGGCACCGTGCTGCCCGACGACGCGCCCCAGCCGACGTCGGCCCCTGCGGCCCTTACCGATCCCGCCTTCGGCTCGCTGCCGCTGTCCGATCCCGCCTTTGGGCGGCGGATCGACGGTGCGTTGCGCGGCCCGCTGGCACGTATCACCGCAACCGCCGAGACGATCTCGGGCCAGTTCGACGGACCGATCCGCGCCGATTATGCGCGCTACGCCGGCGATATCGCGCATGCCGGGCGGCACCTGTTGGGGCTGGTCGACGATTTGGCCGACCTCCAGAATATCGAGCGGCCCGGGTTCAAGGCGGCGCGCGACGAGATCGACCTCGGCGACCTCGCGCGGCGCGCGGTGGGCCTGCTCGGGATGAAGGCCGAGGAAAAGGGCATCCGCATCGACGCGCCGCCGGTCGACGACAAGATGCCCGCGACGGGCGAGTTCCGCCGCGTGTTGCAGGTGCTGCTCAATCTGCTCGGCAATGCGATCCGCTATTCGCCCGAGGATTCGATGATCTGGATCCGCCTCGACCGCGATGGCGACCGCGCGACGGTCACCGTCGCCGACCAGGGGCAGGGGATCGATGCCGCGCAGCAGGCGGTGGTGTTCGAGAAATTCGAGCGGCTGGGCCGCACCGACAGCGGCGGATCGGGGCTGGGCCTCTATATCGCGCGGCGGCTGGCGCGGGCGATGGAGGGCGACCTGACGGTGGACAGCGCGCCGGGTCAGGGGGCGCGGTTTACGCTGAGCTTGCCGGCGCGCGACACCTGA